TTTTAGCTGATCTCTCTACTGTTGAAGCCAAATTATTGGTGGCTTTTTTGGCAAAGGATAATATGAGATGGCTCAAAGAGCCAATTACTTGTGCACTTTGATTGGGTTAATGGAAAAAAGTTAAAGTTCGCCAAACAAATGGTTTAAATGTGAATAGAAATTTGTGATACTTACAAACCTCAGGTCACAAAATAAGCCACCTGCCAAgagagtgtgtttttgtgtatcACATGCCTTGTAGTAGCTATTAAGACTCTCAACCAGTTCTCAAATATTGCTGAAATAcaaattgtgcatttttgtcacttttacTGACAGGGAGAGTCACTGGAAATTGCAACCACAAGATCGTGGCTTCAACTTAATGTGACTATAATGGCAATATTTCTGGCATTACTAGATGTTATAAGCTAGGTAGTAATAATTATCCTAAATAAACTGTGCAGCATAGCTAAGCTTATGCACAGAGTTTCCATCACATTATTTAAAGCTTGCATAATTGATAAATCACGCTACTGTTCATTGGGTTCATTCTTTTCATCTGCTTTGTAAACATCAAGGCTGATTAACTAGCACTTCCACCATCTCAAGGTATGAATTTAGTGCACAATCATTAGTTCCTGAAGTAGCTCCACCTGAAGACATAAGATTAGTACTTTGAACTCAGAAGTGGAGTTATTATGTAAGTTTGTATGCGCCATATTGTCTACTATCACGGTTATCATTGTACTTCTATATCCTCTATAGTCCTACAATGTGCTGTTTATTGTAATCTCTGTCTTTATCAGTCTTACACAGAAAAATACCATTTTAAGTAGTATGACTACCCAAGTagacatgattagcatttttttcACACCACAAGGGGGGGCCATTTCTCCTGGATGTCCTGAAAAGTCAAAGAAACAAGTAAAAGTCTATACCAGgtgtgcccaaactcggtcctggagcagccggtgtcctgcagagtttagctccaaccccaattagatacacctgaaccagctaatatcTCTTACTAGGCATAGTAGAAACTTCTAGgcaggttggagctaaactctgcaggacattggccctccaggaccgagtttgggctaTACGATGGAACCTGTATGACATTAAGACAGCAATGTCTATGGTACATGACTGTGGAGAATGCATATCTGATGACAGTCTCGTGGAATGAAAGAGAATTCATCCTCGCACCCTCTTCATACTCCCTGACGCTAATCTAGAATTGAAGATTGAACCATTAATATTCCCCATTAAAACTGAATGAGGGTAAGCAGTTGAGATTTAAAAGACCTAAATGTGAATCCAGATTATCAAGATTATGTAAATCCATGAaggattaaaacaaattaaggcCATTGTGACAAACCAAGCAAGAGTACACAATTGTTTAAGTTGAAAATCATCTATACATAAAAACAGTGGTTTACATCTTATTTATGCTTCTCTACATTTATTAAGATTTCAAAAATAGCAACGTCTCTTTCACATACATTGAGCCAAACAATGTTTCATGGACACTATACAAATCTATGCACTGAATCAATGAAAATTAGTGATGTGATGATGAGGACAGCCACTAAGAATGAAAATTCCATGCATTTCATATGAAAATCTCTAAGTTACATTAAACTACCAAATTGTCCACTCTAAAAACTGGATTGCATTGTATTTCTCTGAAGTAGTCTCATGGCATTTCGCAAAATCgaacaaaaaaaaccttctaTCATTGTGACGAAACAGCAACAACTGATTGAATTTTACAACTTATTTGTAAATCATAACCACCCTAAGCAAGCAGAATGAAGTGCATGAGTTTACTTTAGATTAGCTTTTTTACCCAGATACAGTAGCAccaatgcattatgcattctaAAAGCAAACTGAACACAAGCTTAAACCCCAAAAACTCTATGGCAGACACGACTTTACACTGAGAAACAACCTGAGAAATAGTCTGACTGTGACATTCACAATTTTATTGCACGGCTGTTATTATACATGACAGCATTTCAGTCCCACATTAAAGATTTCTTGAGAATAGTCTGGGTTCTTTGACTGACAAAATATTCACATTCACTGTTGTCAAAGCAATGACCAGCATACAGAATTTCTTTGTCAATAGTGTGGTGCTCTGctctaatatataaataatgaacattACTATCTCAATGCAATCGCTGCAATCAAGGTGAAGTCGAGATCTCTTTACAGCTAAGTGTTTTGGTTCTTGTGCTGTTCAGAAAATCATAGGGTGACTGCGAGGGAGTCTCCGAAGTAAAAAAAGTTCATAGTGCAAATGTCAATCACATTAAGGCAAGAATATAAATGTAGAAAAATAGTTGTGCGTGCACATGATTACCTTTGTTACAAAAAAGGTATGAAGGTTTTGTCCTCAATGAGCGAGAGCGACATGTTTTTCAGCGCCTCAGGGGAGTTGACAGCTTTGTAGCCGAGCTCGTCTAAAATGTGCTGACAAACAGTTTGTGTGTAATCAACTATGTCATGAGACAATTTCAACCTCCAGCTCTCTGCATTGGCTGCCGAATCTCTCAACGTGCCGTACTTATGCTTTGCTGACACGTCGTTATTGCCTCTCGTGTTGTTGTGTATCCAGTCCACCACGTTTTTTTCCAAAGAAAGACCAAGGAATTCGTAAATCTCCTTGGTTTTTTGAAGTGGGTTCCTGGCCAGGTCCTCGTATCTCACCAGCATGTACCGTCCACGAAGCCACGGCGGTCGGCTGAAGCCTGTGGACACCGAGTTCAGAAAATCGTCGCACACTGTCGTGAGCTGAGTCAAATCCAAGTTGTACGGTTTGCGGCCTGTGGCTCTCCAGATCCGCCATAGGCGGTATGTGTCCCGAAAGGTTTCAATCCTAGAAGATAATATCCCACGTGGGTCCCTCACCAACTGGATAACTTTCAGATTAAGCCGAGGGTCCTCGATCAACGCCTTGAGATCATTGACCTCTGGAATACGCACTGTTTTAATGGCCATGTGCCGTCTTTCTCGACACGATTCGGTAGCGAGGGTCAAGTTAAGGGAGGCGCATTTTCGAACACAATCCCCCTCTTCGATATTGCCGTCGCTGGGGCTGAAAGCATCACAGACCGGCATACAGCAGAGGGCTTTGCTGGCTCCTCGTCGAAACAGTTTATCCGTGGTATGGTTTGCGGGCTGCGGCTTGATGTAACTCTCTAAGAAATACAAGTCGCAGTTGTACAAGCTTCGAAGAAGGTCACGACTGGCTCCCAGCATCACTCTGCGCTCAACAGCATATCTGCTGGGAGAAAGGTGAGGGATTAAGGTCGTTTGGACATGATAGAGCGGTTCAAAGAGATAGAACACATCTGAGTGTTGGTTGAATAGCTGTCCAACGAAAGAGGAGCCGCTACGGGTGGTCGCCAAGATGAGGATGTGAGTCTTCCTGGAGGAGTTGTAATTAAAATACGGGTACTCATCACACATCCGATCGAAGGTCTCCACATCCTGTCCCAAGCCACAGTTCAAAGGGTTAGGAACAGGGCACATATGAAA
The sequence above is drawn from the Labeo rohita strain BAU-BD-2019 chromosome 25, IGBB_LRoh.1.0, whole genome shotgun sequence genome and encodes:
- the LOC127157141 gene encoding carbohydrate sulfotransferase 1, yielding MQCSWKAVILLALVSIAIQYTAIRTFTAKPFHMCPVPNPLNCGLGQDVETFDRMCDEYPYFNYNSSRKTHILILATTRSGSSFVGQLFNQHSDVFYLFEPLYHVQTTLIPHLSPSRYAVERRVMLGASRDLLRSLYNCDLYFLESYIKPQPANHTTDKLFRRGASKALCCMPVCDAFSPSDGNIEEGDCVRKCASLNLTLATESCRERRHMAIKTVRIPEVNDLKALIEDPRLNLKVIQLVRDPRGILSSRIETFRDTYRLWRIWRATGRKPYNLDLTQLTTVCDDFLNSVSTGFSRPPWLRGRYMLVRYEDLARNPLQKTKEIYEFLGLSLEKNVVDWIHNNTRGNNDVSAKHKYGTLRDSAANAESWRLKLSHDIVDYTQTVCQHILDELGYKAVNSPEALKNMSLSLIEDKTFIPFL